The Camelina sativa cultivar DH55 chromosome 16, Cs, whole genome shotgun sequence sequence ATGAGAAACAATTTATAGTTAAGGAGAAACACTTACCGTTGTAGATCCAAGGGCGTCATTTACATCTTCAATTGGGAAGCCTTTCATGTGACTATACCTCCATTTTTGTTTGCACATTCTTGGACAACCTGGTTCTGCTCCTACCACATCCACTCGAAACTTACTCTTCAAATCAGGAATGCACTCACACGCCAATATCTACAAGTTACATTAAACCATAAGATACAACAATTATCTACACAAAATGCTTCACAACAATTAAATTTTACCTCCAAAGGAGTTAAGAAACCCGGAAAACACCAAGTTGACTTCACACGCCCCTTAAAACTATCCATCAAACGGGAGATATTTGTAATACTTTCGTCAAATGTGTATCTCCCCCACGGAAACGTTTCACATGCATATAGATCATCCACAATTTGAAGCATAAAATCATCGATGTAGCCATACTTTTTTCTAGGTGAGATGATAGTGCTTAAGAACAAGAGCACCGCCATCTTTAACCGGTCTCTACATGCTTCCATTGAATGTAGCTTTCTTCTCACATCTTTGATTCTTACCACAATTTTTTCGGCTTTTtatttccttctccttcttcttcttcttcttctccaaaattcCTTTTCACAAACTCATCACTCCCCAATTTCTTAAAGTTTGATGGATAGATACGACAATCTAATCCACAAATGAGGCCATGCTCCCTAAGCGAATATCGAACGGGAACGCCATTCACCACAAACCAACAGACTCTATCTTTCTCCATACAAACCATGCGAAGCAACAACAACCACATACACGTATACCTATGGTTCTCCTCCTTATGCATGTGCCAAATGTGCTTAAACTGCGAGTGTGAGCGAAACCAATCCTTCTCCGTTTCCGTAAGGAtttccaagtctttcatcgtttTGTTCTCTTCAGACCTTGATGACAGCCTACACCACTTTGTATAATTTGTTTGCTTGAAGTAAAACTTCAGAGGTGGTATTGGTTGGGTCTCCTCTTCTGTATCCTGCAAAACAGAATTGTAATAAATAGTTGTACTAAAATGTCTAGTTGTACCAAACAAACTTATATGTACTAAAATGTCTAGTTGTACCAAACAAACTTATTTGTACCAAAACACAACTCATTCAATTTCTCAATTCCCGCTATATCTACAAACCTAAATCAAACCCGCTCCAtgtacaaacaaaatcaaactctaGTATCTCAATTTCTCTAAATTTCACTCTAGTTACCTGTGGATGCGATGGAGGAGACCTCTGTTCCTCGGATTCTGTTTGGGATAGATCCTCATCATCTGGCGGCTGAGGAGGATCTAATGTTGGCGGAGGAGGAGAACCTTCAgtttgtggaggaggagaacCTTCACTTGGCGGATGAGGAGAATTTTCAGTTcgcggaggaggaggatctaCTGCCAACGAAGGAGGAGGATCTACTGCCGACGGAGGAGGAGAAGCTTCAGTTtgcagaggaggaggagttaTTGCTGGCGAGGGAGGAGCTATTGCTGGCGGAGGAGGAAAACTTGAAGTTCGCGGAGGAGGATCTTCAATTAcgggattcttcttcttcctcttcttcgaatTTATATCATTTCGAGTCTTAGGACCCATTGATATCActagattaacaaaaaaaacacaaaatctaagAGATTTCGTTCGTTTGAGTTTGAACCCTAAttttacaaaccctaattttacaaaacaaaaagacttaCATTTACCGAAATTGAGGAAAACGACGAGAATTGATAAGATTTTGAGCAAATAGAGGAGATGCCCAAGAGATTTTGGAGGATATTGTTGAAGAACAGAGAATTTTGGTGAAgaaagggagagggagagagtcGGACAGTTAGAAATGGGGAAAGAGGATAaccaaaggaaagaaaaaaagagttgaaaaaTGTTTACCCGAATTTGTTTGGATAACCCGAATATTTGGGTGGGTAATCCGAATATTGCTGGTTGGGTTGGTAAATATTGGAAATCGTTAAGGTTTTTTAGTATTTGACcaattttttgattaaaagaaaagaaaaaaacaaattatttattataacaaaGGTAAATCAGAAAAGAATTTGAGAGAGAAGGGCACGAGAGAATAAACTCCCACTAACACTAACACTTAACACTAACACTAACACTAACACTAACACTAACACTAACACTAACACTAACACTAACACTAAACACTAACACTAAACTAGGCTTGGGCATAAACACTAACACTAAACTAGGcttgggcataaaaaccgtacccgaatacccaatcCGGAACCCGACCAAAAAAACCGAGTTTgggttgggtacgggtttgcctataaaaccctattgggttctattttctaatatccgTGGGTTCGGattagggtcgggtaatacccggtGTCCATTTGGGTACCCAtaaaacccgaacatataagcatatttataatatttatcattaatataatgcaattaccccaaaattatgattatagctttgaatatttcatttattgttatacctaaatatcaaaaataatcaaatatctaaaatattttgtcacataagtcaaaattaaacaaaatttatttaaatttaattaattttatttatattttttcgggtatccgatagttcgggtactaattaggttctaaaatttgtaacccaaaccgacccgaacccgatagtatccaaaccaaaccgaatccatatatctaaaaatacccaatagattctatttttctaaatccgTTTACCCGAACCAGATTACCAGAATGCCCAACGCTACTAAACACTAACGCTAGGGCGTCGTCGTTATGACAAAGTTGATGATAATGTGGActttaatttgaatttatgaaCCCACCAGAGAATAAAAGTTAAATGGATGATTTTAGGCTTTATTAGTTTGAAAGTGGGCCGTATATGGGCCCGGGTCTAGAATTTGAATCGAACCcgaataaagagagagattggATCATAACGACTTAGACGTCGTggcttccattttcttcttttcttctactTCACCGTTGCAACTTCGCCGACGGGTCGCATCTCCGATATCTGgcgacggagagagagagatagagagagaaagaagagaaatttgGGGGCTCCGAGATCCAAGCTCTTGCTTCGGAACCCTAGATTTAGTTTTAGAAACCCAGAGGGTATTTGTGAGTAGAAAGAGGTGAGAGGAAGAAAATGGTAGGTAGTAGTAATTCGTTGGCGGGACTACAAGATCACTTGAAATTAGCGAGAGAATACGCATTAGAAGGATCCTATGACACATCTGTCATCTTCTTCGATGGTGCCATTGCTCAGATCAACAAGTAAGTTGCGCCTTGAATCTCGAAAtctataccttttctttttgcaatttcTTCAATCCCTAgctaagttttgatttttattgaaTTGAAATGGGCTTTACTACTACTTCGCATCATTTCTCCCTTAGAACAAAGTTAGCATTTTTTTGGTGTGACTATACTTAGAAACTGTATTGGTGTGCGTAGTGAAAGATAGAACACTCTTATAATACTACTGCATTAGGTGGTTTTTAAGCGATGGTATATCTGTTTTTAGGCATTTAAACACCCTTGATGATCCTTTGGCGCGGACGAAATGGATGAACGTTAAAAAAGCTATAATGGAAGAGACGGAAGTTGTTAAGCAGTTGGATGCAGAGAGGAGAGCTTTTAAAGATGCTCCTACTGGGCGTCGCGCTGCTTCTCCTCCCATCAATACCAAATCTTCCTTTGTTTTTCAGCCTTTGGATGAGTATCCAACTTCATCCGGTGGTCCAATGGATGACCCTGATGTGTGGAGGCCTCCTACCCGTGATGTTACTAGTAGAAGACCTGCCAGGTCTGGTCAAAGTGGTATGAGAAAATCACCTCAAGATGGGGCTTGGGCTCGTGGCCCTACAACTCGGACAGGTCCAGCTTCCCGCGGTGGAAGAGGTGGGGCTACTAGTAAGTCCACTGCAGGTGCCCGTTCTTCCACTGCCGGAAAGAAAGGAGCTGCCTCTAAATCTACCAAGGCAGATTCTACGGTAAGTTATATGTTTCTGCCTTTTGGGCACTGCCAATAGAGATGTTAGCTTGAAAATTTTTCAATGAGTCACGTATAGACTATGGCATTTACGTTTCCATTACTTTTCTTTGGTAATAAACATAATGTCCTGAAAGTTGTAAGTTGGTGGTATATAATAGTAGGTCTGATGTATCAAAGATCAAACATGTCTGTTGCGGTTTATGGATGTTTAATTATGTACTCCGTAGTTCGAAATTTTGGGGTGATAATTATGTTTTCCTGTAATGATATTGAGTCAGTAGTTTCCACCTATTGTCCCCAACTGATAAAACTTCTGGCCTCATTGATATCAGAATGGCGATGCTGAAGAGGGGAAGTCGAAAAGGGGACTGTATGAGGGTCCTGATGAGGACCTGGCTGCTATGCTTGAAAGGGATGTGTTGGACTCAACTCCTGGTGTCCGTTGGGATGATGTTGCAGGTTTGTCTGAAGCCAAGAGGCTGCTTGAGGAGGCAGTTGTCCTTCCTTTATGGATGCCCGAATACTTTCAGGtactttgtttctgtttcttatgCTGCTAACTTTGGattttgtattttactattattagACTATGGAGCAACCATACAGAATAAAACTGCCGCTTCATCAATTCCATACTCCTTATGTTTATCTTCTAGGTATGGAGGataattaatttgattgtttttgtttctcttcaggGTATTCGAAGACCGTGGAAAGGAGTTCTCATGTTTGGTCCTCCTGGGACAGGTAAAACTCTGTTGGCGAAAGCAGTTGCAACCGAGTGTGGTACCACTTTCTTCAACGTCTCTTCTGCTACATTAGCTTCAAAATGGCGTGGAGAGAGTGAGCGCATGGTCAGATGCTTGTTTGATCTCGCGAGGGCATATGCTCCAAGTACAATATTTATTGATGAGATCGATTCTCTCTGCAATTCTCGGGGGTAATTTTACTCACAACACTGAGACCTCACTACCGAATTGAATGTATGTGTAATTGATAGAGGGTATGATGCAGAGGTTCTGGAGAGCATGAATCGTCAAGAAGGGTGAAGTCAGAACTCCTAGTTCAAGTAGATGGAGTGAGCAATACAGCGACAAATGAAGACGGTAGTCGCAAAATAGTAATGGTATTGGCAGCTACCAACTTCCCATGGGACATAGATGAAGCTCTCaggtttcaattatttttttgggagTGAATGCCGTCTGTCTTTCTGACTTGTTCAAGTCTAATGAAACTACTGACTCTTGAGAGCTAATGTTGTTGCAGGAGGAGGCTGGAAAAACGTATATATATCCCACTTCCAGATTTTGAAAGTCGCAAGGCTCTTATCAATATAAATCTGAGAACAGTTGAGGTTAGTTGGGGAATAGTACATTGTAAAATGATCTAATCGGCTGGTACAAGGCAATCTAGCGCAATGAGTGTTGTCACATTTTCAGGTGGCGAGTGATGTAAACATTGAAGATGTGGCTCGGAGAACGGAAGGGTACAGTGGAGACGATCTGACTAATGTGTGTAGGGACGCGTCAATGAACGGGATGAGGCGTAAGATAGCAGGGAAGACGAGGGATGAGATAAAGAACATGTCAAAGGACGACATCTCGAATGATCCAGTGGCTATGTGTGATTTCGAAGAGGCCATCAGAAAAGTGCAACCGAGTGTGTCTTCCTCTGATATCGAGAAACACGAGAAGTGGCTCTCTGAGTTTGGATCGGCTTAATTAAAACCGATTAGTGTCAAGATATATGTGTGTGTGCCTTTtacttgtgtttgtttattatattattatcattattatttgcCAGTCATTTATCACTGTATTCTTGTGTTTCTCTATATTTAAAACCTCTAAAGGAATGGATTTGTATGATAttgttttcttaggttttttccctttttgggTTCATAGTAAAGTAccaagtagaagaaaaaaaagaaacaagcaaagtATACCTTGGTCTTGTAAATAATTTCAGAATGaaatttattatcaaaaaacataactttttctttataattaaacataaaCGAAATTCATTAAATAAATCCATCAAAATCTGATTTGAATTCTAAAactgatctcttttttttttttttttcttattctagTCCAATAGTTTAGTTATGTCTTCATCAGTACAATCATTCACTGTTctgttatataaataaaaatggataTATCTGAGTTTGTAACTGATGAGGATGTAAAGCGGACAAGGCAGCACCGTTTATCATCAGATAGACCAGTTTCGAGAGTGTTCCTGCATCGTTGGGGCGTGCCCTCTATTCTGTTTACGTGATTCggtgattatatttttatatatagcaTATCATTATCgcctacaaaacaaaataaaataagtactATAATTCTATGATATGAATATGATCCTCATACTgtcatacatacatacatacatacatacatacatacatacataatgtttttaaattatcgATGAGGtggattattattataattggtAGCATGCAGATTGCAGAAGATCATATCTCTTCCCCCAGTCACACCTTTACATCAGAAAAGgtcagttgttgttgttttttttttttaaaaagattccGCAACCCTTAATTTGTAGTATTTCATTTCCCAATAATAAATCAATCACTAAAAGAAAGCTAGATCAGATGCATGGATGGGTTAATTTGGCAAATTTTGGCTTGTTATGTGCATTATTTTATCACCCGAAATCCCATCTACATTGCCCTCGATCTTCAAAATTTTGCCAGAAGTTTTCGTGTTTCCTCATACAGTTATCTGTTATCATTGGAAAATGTCATTGGACCTCTTTtgatataataatcttaaaagCTGCTAGCTAGCTCATCTATATTGACAAATGTGAATTATTGTTCcgaccaatagaaaaaatatacttattttcAGAATGTATGATATATACCACACCTTTTACCTACTTTATACAATATTCTTTTCCTaataaggaagaaaaagaatatactTGCATGAattgccagaaaaaaaaagtcagattcAGTTAACAATTGTGTTAACtgataacaatatataattatagcTAAACTATAGGATTCCGACTGTAGAGAAATATGATTatctacatttttttggtttaccaCTAAATTACCAGTTACattcaataaacaaaacaaagattattttcattatgattatctacatttttttggttttcagttTAACATGTTAAGCTATCaatttatatatcaatatatatatatatgacatatattaaattagttaAGTTTACTAACATTGTGAGAATGTGAGTTTGGTTAATAATTAGTGATGTGCGTTGAAAAGATTATGAGTGTTGAGATCCGACATATCTTCAGTGGTTCAgaaataatgtataattaaaaaaaaaatccaaaataagtCCAAACTCCAAAGAATATGAAAGATGTGGGAATTATTTCAACGTGGACAATTATCAACCATGTCAAAAACGCATTTCAACTCCTCaatgtgttgttgttattatatatgttcCATATCGAATTGaaccaacacaaacaaaaaatacgCAAAAAGATTATACGATAATTCCATTCTCTAGTACTCtagtatatcatatatatatatatatatatatatatatatatatatattcc is a genomic window containing:
- the LOC104752488 gene encoding katanin p60 ATPase-containing subunit A1 — translated: MVGSSNSLAGLQDHLKLAREYALEGSYDTSVIFFDGAIAQINKHLNTLDDPLARTKWMNVKKAIMEETEVVKQLDAERRAFKDAPTGRRAASPPINTKSSFVFQPLDEYPTSSGGPMDDPDVWRPPTRDVTSRRPARSGQSGMRKSPQDGAWARGPTTRTGPASRGGRGGATSKSTAGARSSTAGKKGAASKSTKADSTNGDAEEGKSKRGLYEGPDEDLAAMLERDVLDSTPGVRWDDVAGLSEAKRLLEEAVVLPLWMPEYFQGIRRPWKGVLMFGPPGTGKTLLAKAVATECGTTFFNVSSATLASKWRGESERMVRCLFDLARAYAPSTIFIDEIDSLCNSRGGSGEHESSRRVKSELLVQVDGVSNTATNEDGSRKIVMVLAATNFPWDIDEALRRRLEKRIYIPLPDFESRKALININLRTVEVASDVNIEDVARRTEGYSGDDLTNVCRDASMNGMRRKIAGKTRDEIKNMSKDDISNDPVAMCDFEEAIRKVQPSVSSSDIEKHEKWLSEFGSA